Proteins encoded in a region of the Bradyrhizobium sp. CB3481 genome:
- a CDS encoding RidA family protein, giving the protein MTRRKSIHIGEFKHANPIPNACRIGNLLMSGVILGRDPATGAMPERIEDQCANMFAHMKAIVEAGGGTTDDIIKMTVWLQDRKQRAPVNVEWLKMFPDEHSRPARHALQMDMENGALVQCDFTAVIG; this is encoded by the coding sequence ATGACACGGCGCAAGAGCATTCATATCGGCGAGTTCAAGCACGCCAACCCCATTCCCAACGCCTGCCGCATCGGCAACCTCCTGATGTCAGGCGTCATTCTCGGACGCGACCCCGCCACCGGCGCGATGCCCGAGCGCATCGAGGACCAGTGCGCCAACATGTTCGCGCACATGAAAGCGATCGTCGAAGCCGGCGGCGGCACCACCGACGACATCATCAAGATGACGGTGTGGCTGCAGGACCGCAAGCAGCGCGCGCCTGTCAATGTCGAATGGCTGAAGATGTTTCCCGACGAGCATTCCCGCCCTGCCCGCCATGCGCTGCAGATGGACATGGAGAACGGCGCGCTCGTGCAATGCGATTTCACTGCCGTGATCGGCTGA